The genomic segment CACAGGCGGCGGAGGACGAACGCCCCGTGGAAACGCGCTTCTTTCTCCTCGACGTGCTTCGGCGTCTGCTGGAATGGTTGTGGGGATGAGGGCGGGATACCGGGCCGTCGGCACGCTGCCGACGGCTTTCTCGCGTTGCGGAGGGCGCCGCGGCACCCGACCCCTTGTTATCCACAAGTTGTTCACATGTTGTTGAAAAATTTCGGCCTTCCGCCCTATACTAGGACAAGTACGTCCCTTGCGCGCGACAAGCCCGCCCGTTGCGGCGCGTCCACGCCACAAAACGCCATGCGGCAAAGAAGGAGCGAGACGACGATGCAGACAACGGTGTGGCGCATCGATGCCGCCGAACCCGGATGGGAGACCGGCGCGGCGATCCGCGAAGCCGCCGCCCTGCTGCGGCGCGGCGAACTGGTGGCCTTTCCGACGGAGACGGTCTACGGATTGGGGGCCGACGCCACCAACGACGCCGCCGTGGCGCGGATCTTTGCGGCCAAGGGGCGGCCGGCGGACAACCCCCTGATCGTTCACGTGGCCGACAAACGGCAACTGGCCACCCTCGTCGCGGATGTGCCGGAGGTTGCCCGGCGCCTCATCGACCGCTTCTGGCCGGGGCCGCTTACCCTGGTGTTGCCCCATCGGGGGACGGTCTCGCCGCGCGCCACCTGCGGCCTGCCCACCGTGGCCGTGCGCATGCCGGCCCATCCCGTCGCCCGCGCCCTCATCGCCGCCGCCTGCGTGCCGGTGGCGGCGCCCAGCGCCAACCGGTCGGGGAAGCCGAGCCCGACGACGGCCGAGCACGTGTTGGCCGACCTGGCGGGGCGCATCGCGGGGGTGGTGGATGGCGGGCCGACGGCGGTGGGCGTCGAGTCGACGGTCCTCGATCTGACGACGCCGGTGCCCACCATTCTGCGCCCCGGCGGCGTAACGCGGGAGGAGTTGGCGGCGG from the Calditerricola satsumensis genome contains:
- a CDS encoding L-threonylcarbamoyladenylate synthase, producing MQTTVWRIDAAEPGWETGAAIREAAALLRRGELVAFPTETVYGLGADATNDAAVARIFAAKGRPADNPLIVHVADKRQLATLVADVPEVARRLIDRFWPGPLTLVLPHRGTVSPRATCGLPTVAVRMPAHPVARALIAAACVPVAAPSANRSGKPSPTTAEHVLADLAGRIAGVVDGGPTAVGVESTVLDLTTPVPTILRPGGVTREELAAVVGEVSLDPALVREGETPRSPGVKYTHYAPAGEMTLVAGAPEEAARRIQRLADEAARRGERVGILTTEDGRHRYRGPHVVVPCGRRDDLASVAAGLYAALRRFDQEGVTRIYAETFPEVGIGAALMNRLRKAAGGRIVPGDSA